One window of Streptomyces sp. SUK 48 genomic DNA carries:
- a CDS encoding GlsB/YeaQ/YmgE family stress response membrane protein, which produces MGIIAWILIGLIAGAIAKALTPGKDPGGCLVTMLIGIVGGLLGGWLGKVIFGVHSINGFFSLSTWIAAIVGSVIVLVLYRVVTGRSR; this is translated from the coding sequence GTGGGCATCATCGCCTGGATCCTGATCGGCCTCATCGCGGGCGCCATCGCGAAGGCACTGACCCCCGGCAAGGACCCGGGCGGCTGCCTGGTGACGATGCTGATCGGCATCGTGGGCGGCCTGCTGGGCGGCTGGCTGGGCAAGGTGATCTTCGGCGTGCACTCGATCAACGGCTTCTTCAGCCTCTCCACCTGGATCGCCGCGATCGTGGGCTCCGTGATCGTGCTGGTCCTCTACCGAGTGGTGACAGGGCGCTCGCGCTGA
- a CDS encoding YhjD/YihY/BrkB family envelope integrity protein gives MRFLERVDGFQRRHRWVGLPLAVAYKFFDDQAVYLAALLAYYGFLSLFPLLLILVAVLSTFLSGDPAVRQRVMDSALSEFPVIGDQLGHNIHSFHGSGVVLAAGIVGSVYGSLGVAQAAQYALNKIWAVPRHARPDPLRSRLKGLVFLLLLAVGLCASTLLSVVAAQSYLFGVRLRGGSWIAASAGSVCLNAFLLLLSYRLLTQRTLPLRRLAGVALGGALAWQALQWVGSYYVSHVLRGATATYGMFGIVLGLLAWLYVGALIFVAVAETGAVRVMRLWPRSLLTPFTDRVRLSAADRRAYRSYAATEAFKGFQKVSVRFEPPPEPRREEPPDGTP, from the coding sequence ATGAGATTCCTCGAACGCGTCGACGGCTTCCAGCGGCGCCACCGCTGGGTGGGCCTGCCGCTCGCCGTCGCGTACAAGTTCTTCGACGACCAGGCCGTGTACCTGGCGGCCCTGCTCGCCTACTACGGCTTCCTCTCGCTCTTCCCGCTGCTCCTGATCCTCGTCGCCGTCCTGAGCACCTTCCTGAGCGGCGATCCGGCCGTGCGACAACGTGTGATGGACTCGGCACTGAGCGAGTTCCCGGTCATCGGCGACCAGCTCGGGCACAACATCCACTCCTTCCACGGCAGCGGGGTCGTCCTCGCCGCGGGCATCGTGGGCAGCGTCTACGGTTCGCTCGGTGTCGCCCAGGCCGCGCAGTACGCCCTCAACAAGATCTGGGCGGTCCCGCGCCACGCCCGCCCGGATCCGCTCCGCTCGCGGCTGAAGGGGCTGGTGTTCCTGCTGCTCCTCGCGGTCGGGCTGTGCGCGTCCACGCTGCTGTCGGTGGTGGCCGCGCAGAGTTACCTGTTCGGCGTGCGGCTGCGGGGCGGCAGCTGGATCGCCGCGAGCGCGGGCTCCGTGTGCCTGAACGCCTTTCTGCTGCTGCTCAGCTACCGGCTGCTGACCCAGCGGACCCTGCCCCTGCGCCGGCTCGCCGGAGTGGCGCTGGGAGGCGCCCTCGCGTGGCAGGCGCTGCAATGGGTGGGCTCCTACTACGTCAGCCACGTGCTGCGCGGCGCCACCGCCACCTACGGCATGTTCGGCATCGTCCTGGGCCTGCTCGCCTGGCTCTACGTCGGGGCCCTGATCTTCGTCGCGGTGGCCGAGACGGGCGCCGTACGGGTCATGCGCCTGTGGCCCCGCAGCCTGCTGACGCCGTTCACGGACCGGGTGCGCCTCAGCGCGGCGGACCGCCGCGCCTACCGGTCGTACGCCGCGACCGAGGCGTTCAAGGGCTTCCAGAAGGTCAGCGTGCGCTTCGAGCCGCCGCCCGAGCCCCGCCGGGAGGAACCACCGGACGGTACGCCCTGA
- a CDS encoding hemerythrin domain-containing protein, whose translation MAETQDVVELILQDHRRMEDLFHLMRSVEADRAAALQEFAGLLIAHAQAEEAEVYPALKRYKNIDDEEVEHGEHEHDEGNEALLDLMEVADVGSEEWDAKLEALAEAIAHHTDEEERTILNGARENVAMERREELGAAFWEERGRRLKADCGSVENVRRVVRS comes from the coding sequence ATGGCCGAGACCCAGGACGTCGTCGAGCTCATCCTCCAGGACCACCGGCGCATGGAGGACCTGTTCCACCTGATGCGCAGCGTCGAGGCCGACCGGGCAGCCGCGCTCCAGGAGTTCGCGGGGCTGCTGATCGCGCACGCGCAGGCCGAGGAGGCCGAGGTCTATCCCGCGCTGAAGCGTTACAAGAACATCGACGACGAAGAGGTCGAGCACGGCGAGCACGAGCACGACGAGGGGAACGAGGCCCTGCTGGACCTCATGGAGGTGGCGGACGTCGGCTCCGAGGAGTGGGACGCCAAGCTGGAGGCGCTGGCGGAAGCCATCGCCCACCACACGGACGAGGAGGAGCGCACCATCCTCAACGGTGCGCGCGAGAACGTGGCGATGGAGCGGCGCGAGGAACTGGGAGCGGCGTTCTGGGAGGAACGCGGGCGCCGGCTGAAGGCCGACTGCGGCTCGGTGGAGAACGTACGCCGCGTCGTTCGCTCCTGA
- a CDS encoding CapA family protein has protein sequence MGDVVLGTLPDSLPPDDGASFFAPVDDLLTGDVVLGNLEGTLTTGGTSKCAYLDGPNCFAFRAPPSYGRLLGKAGFTVMNTANNHIDDFGAQGRRDTFDALRAADVRFTGRLGQITVQRVHGIRVALIGFAPDRGANDLTDIPAAKELTARAAKSADVVIVTMHAGAEGSDRTHVEPGTEYFLGEDRGDGYRFSHAVIDAGADLVVGSGPHVMRGMEFYKGRLIAYSLGNFTGYKVLGLGGNLSTSGVLQVALRADGTYVSGRLRPTRIVEPGTPEPGGEAIDLVSGVSEEDFGAHAARVSAEGEIRKP, from the coding sequence GTGGGGGACGTCGTCCTGGGCACGCTGCCGGACAGCCTGCCCCCGGACGACGGCGCCTCGTTCTTCGCCCCCGTCGACGACCTGCTCACCGGGGATGTGGTGCTCGGGAACCTGGAGGGCACGCTCACGACCGGCGGCACCAGCAAGTGCGCGTACCTCGACGGCCCGAACTGCTTCGCGTTCCGCGCCCCGCCGTCCTACGGCCGCCTGCTCGGGAAGGCCGGGTTCACGGTCATGAACACGGCGAACAATCACATCGACGACTTCGGGGCACAGGGGCGGCGCGACACCTTCGACGCGCTGCGCGCCGCGGACGTGCGGTTCACCGGGCGGCTGGGCCAGATCACCGTCCAGCGGGTGCACGGCATCCGGGTCGCGCTGATCGGGTTCGCCCCCGACCGAGGGGCGAACGACCTGACGGACATCCCCGCCGCGAAGGAACTCACCGCCCGCGCCGCGAAGTCCGCGGATGTCGTGATCGTCACGATGCACGCGGGCGCGGAGGGTTCGGACCGCACCCACGTCGAACCCGGCACCGAGTACTTCCTCGGCGAGGACCGGGGCGACGGCTACCGCTTCAGTCATGCGGTGATCGACGCCGGGGCCGATCTCGTCGTGGGCAGCGGCCCGCACGTGATGCGCGGAATGGAGTTCTACAAGGGCCGGCTGATCGCCTACAGCCTGGGCAACTTCACCGGCTACAAGGTGCTCGGCCTCGGCGGCAACCTCTCGACCAGCGGCGTGCTCCAGGTCGCCCTGCGCGCCGACGGCACCTATGTGTCCGGGCGTCTGCGTCCGACCCGGATCGTGGAACCGGGCACCCCGGAGCCGGGCGGCGAGGCGATCGACCTCGTCTCCGGCGTGTCGGAGGAGGACTTCGGCGCGCACGCCGCCCGCGTCTCGGCGGAGGGGGAGATCCGGAAACCGTAG